In one window of Candidatus Methylomirabilota bacterium DNA:
- a CDS encoding HAD-IIIA family hydrolase, protein MRERARRVQLLVMDVDGVLTDGRMILSERGDELKAFNTRDGIAVALAKRAGLRTAIVTGESSPIAKARGAKLGVDSVVLGARRKGETVEALMAEFGLPAEAVAYVGDDLLDIPAMQRVGLAIAVADAAPPVKAVAHVVTRAAGGRGAVRECVELILRAQGAWTRVVGAYVSEHGGR, encoded by the coding sequence GTGCGCGAGCGGGCCCGCCGGGTCCAGCTCCTCGTGATGGACGTGGACGGCGTGCTGACGGACGGCCGCATGATCCTCTCGGAGCGCGGCGACGAGCTGAAGGCGTTCAACACCCGCGACGGTATCGCGGTGGCGCTCGCCAAGCGCGCGGGCCTCCGGACGGCGATCGTGACGGGCGAGTCGAGCCCGATCGCGAAGGCGCGCGGCGCGAAGCTCGGCGTGGACTCGGTCGTCCTGGGCGCCCGGCGCAAGGGCGAGACCGTGGAGGCGCTCATGGCCGAGTTCGGCTTGCCCGCCGAGGCCGTGGCGTACGTCGGCGACGACCTCCTCGACATCCCCGCGATGCAGCGCGTGGGGCTCGCGATCGCGGTCGCCGACGCCGCGCCGCCGGTCAAGGCGGTCGCCCACGTCGTCACGCGCGCCGCGGGCGGGCGGGGGGCGGTCCGCGAGTGCGTCGAGCTGATCCTCCGGGCGCAGGGCGCCTGGACGCGCGTCGTGGGCGCCTACGTGAGCGAGCACGGAGGACGATGA